CCGGCGGCGGCCCCGGCGACGTGCTCGTGCTGCACGACGGCGAGCGCGAGTACGGCTTCGTCTGCGACGCCGTCTCCGCCGTCGTCGGCCGGGAGGCGCTGGTCGAGGAGGAGTCGGGGGCGCGCGAGGCGCTGCCGGACTACGTCGAGGCGGTGCTGCGCGGCAGCGGCGGCCCGGTGTTCCTGGTCGACCCGCACCGGATGACCGGCGGCGTCGCGCTGCCCGCGGCCTAACGCCCGGGCAGGCCGATGCGGACGGCGACGCCGTCCGAGTAGTGCGCGAGCGGCTCTCGGTCCGGCTGCGGTAGACCGGCGGCGGTCACGAGCGAGTCGTCCAGCCGGGTCACCGTCGCGTGGCGCAGCGCCCACGGCGGGTGGTGCGCCTGCATCCGGCTGCCGTCCGGCGTCCAGAGCGCGAACCGCGCCGTCAGGTAGTTCTCCAGCTCGGTCGGCTCGTCGACCGGCTCGCCGA
This window of the Mycobacteriales bacterium genome carries:
- a CDS encoding chemotaxis protein CheW; the encoded protein is MSDYVTFRLDGRELATRIELVREVVRLGELVTLPGMAAPLAGVLDLRGVSLPVVDVRPGGGPGDVLVLHDGEREYGFVCDAVSAVVGREALVEEESGAREALPDYVEAVLRGSGGPVFLVDPHRMTGGVALPAA